A part of Quatrionicoccus australiensis genomic DNA contains:
- a CDS encoding GntR family transcriptional regulator: protein MNRIAPTALYQEVAERLRQRIFAHELNPGTWIDEQKLAEQYGISRTPLREALKVLASEGLVELKPRRGCYVTEISRQDLDDIFPLMAMLEGRCVTEAIGRAKSADIARLKKIHEQLESAARDGRIDAFFEANQEFHRQIQLLSGNRWLLTVIQDLRKVLKLSRLHSLSLEGRLQQSLDEHRVIMGALEAGDTAKAEKAMHDHLLSGREALAKMQDSPAK from the coding sequence ATGAACCGCATTGCACCTACAGCGCTTTACCAGGAAGTGGCCGAACGATTGCGCCAGCGCATCTTCGCTCATGAACTGAATCCCGGCACCTGGATCGACGAGCAAAAGCTCGCCGAACAGTACGGCATTTCCCGGACGCCACTCCGTGAGGCGCTCAAGGTACTGGCCTCGGAAGGACTCGTTGAACTGAAGCCGCGTCGCGGCTGTTACGTCACCGAAATCTCCCGCCAGGATCTCGACGACATCTTCCCGCTGATGGCCATGCTGGAAGGGCGCTGCGTGACCGAAGCCATCGGCCGCGCCAAGTCGGCAGACATCGCCCGACTGAAGAAAATCCATGAACAACTCGAATCCGCCGCGCGGGATGGCCGGATCGACGCGTTCTTCGAGGCCAACCAGGAATTTCACCGGCAAATTCAACTGCTGTCGGGCAATCGCTGGCTGCTGACCGTAATCCAGGATCTGCGCAAGGTACTCAAGCTGTCACGCTTGCACTCGCTGTCGCTGGAAGGACGTCTGCAACAGTCGCTGGACGAGCACCGCGTCATCATGGGCGCGCTTGAGGCCGGCGACACGGCCAAGGCCGAGAAGGCGATGCACGACCATCTGCTTTCCGGCCGCGAGGCGCTGGCCAAGATGCAGGACAGCCCGGCCAAGTAA
- a CDS encoding methyl-accepting chemotaxis protein, translating into MKNWSFPSRRWVLALLLGAGIGSAFVSPWLVVLFSVPALLVLLWPESAASGPLHELDQLLSRVGQGDLVARMPQSLQDSRLEAIRVNLNSLLDQTETAFREILGAMSASSESHNWRRLQTTGLHGTFCDVLEQMQLLLDRLSAAQESVAREALLSRIFLRSERGLSMAIKHVDLTLNEVSDHSVQVEGMAGGFAQSASVMANAADRMSSALGEAQQAAESGVQALAELNARADAIRELSGRIDGIAKQTNLLALNAAIEAARAGEAGRGFAVVADEVRKLADQSQRSAEEITVAISAVSASMESATRQIGGLHRSVNGARLTAAEFSENLTLSSASAVEVGALAATIETGARAMISSMQLVAMAQKARADVTAILHGEKLDVSSLPAIEKEAIAVVESRKWVKGSADRDALVDIYDRLFANIESQMH; encoded by the coding sequence ATGAAGAACTGGTCTTTTCCCTCTAGGCGCTGGGTGCTGGCTCTGTTGCTCGGGGCCGGTATTGGCTCCGCCTTTGTCTCGCCTTGGCTGGTCGTGCTTTTTTCGGTTCCGGCCCTTCTCGTTTTGCTTTGGCCGGAAAGTGCGGCTAGCGGGCCCTTGCACGAACTCGATCAGTTGCTCAGCCGGGTCGGTCAGGGGGATCTCGTTGCGCGCATGCCGCAGTCTCTTCAGGATAGTCGGCTGGAAGCCATCCGCGTCAATCTGAACTCCTTGCTGGATCAGACCGAAACGGCTTTCCGGGAAATTCTCGGTGCGATGTCGGCCTCGTCCGAAAGCCATAACTGGCGGCGCCTGCAGACTACCGGCCTGCACGGCACTTTCTGCGATGTTCTCGAGCAGATGCAACTGCTGCTTGATCGCCTCAGTGCGGCGCAGGAGTCGGTTGCTCGCGAAGCCTTGCTGTCACGCATTTTTCTGCGCTCCGAGCGTGGCCTTTCGATGGCGATCAAGCATGTTGATCTGACCTTGAACGAAGTCAGCGATCATTCGGTGCAGGTCGAAGGCATGGCCGGGGGGTTCGCACAGTCGGCGAGTGTCATGGCGAATGCAGCCGACCGCATGTCGAGTGCTCTGGGTGAGGCACAACAGGCGGCGGAGAGTGGGGTGCAGGCGTTGGCCGAACTCAATGCGCGGGCGGATGCGATTCGCGAACTGAGCGGCCGGATTGACGGCATCGCCAAACAAACAAACCTGCTGGCGCTAAATGCAGCAATCGAGGCGGCGCGTGCCGGGGAGGCCGGGCGAGGCTTTGCTGTCGTGGCCGATGAGGTCCGCAAACTGGCCGACCAGTCGCAGCGCTCGGCCGAGGAAATCACGGTTGCCATCTCCGCCGTCAGCGCCTCGATGGAGTCGGCAACCCGGCAAATTGGCGGCTTGCATCGTTCGGTAAATGGCGCACGTCTTACCGCGGCGGAGTTCAGCGAAAACCTGACGCTATCGTCCGCATCGGCCGTAGAAGTCGGCGCGTTGGCGGCGACGATAGAAACCGGGGCGCGTGCGATGATTTCTTCAATGCAACTGGTCGCCATGGCCCAGAAAGCCCGGGCTGATGTGACGGCCATCCTGCATGGGGAAAAACTCGACGTGTCGAGTTTGCCGGCAATCGAAAAGGAAGCGATTGCCGTGGTCGAATCGAGGAAATGGGTCAAGGGCAGTGCCGATCGTGATGCCCTGGTCGATATCTATGATCGACTGTTTGCCAATATCGAAAGTCAGATGCACTGA
- the scpA gene encoding methylmalonyl-CoA mutase, with protein MSEKFFDSNNLDAWEKAAAKQSPGGDVGNLVWNTPEGLAVKALYTKADVEGLEFADTLPGFAPYLRGPQPTMYAVKPWTIRQYAGFSTAEASNAFYRKALAAGGQGVSVAFDLATHRGYDSDNARVTGDVGKAGVAIDSVEDMKILFDSIPLDKISVSMTMNGAVLPILAGYIVAAEEQGVSQDKLSGTIQNDILKEFMVRNTYIYPPKPSMKIIADIFGYTAQHMPKFNSISISGYHIQEAGANQAIELAFTLADGMEYVRTGVASGMDVDTFAGRLSFFWAVGMNFYLEIAKMRAGRLLWDRIMTGFNAKSAKSKMLRTHSQTSGWSLTEQDPYNNVVRTTIEAMAAVFGGTQSLHTNALDEAIALPTEFSSRIARNTQLIIQEETHITNVVDPWAGSYMMEKLTQDMADKAWGIIQEIEAMGGMTKAVESGWAKMQVETCAADKQARIDSGKDVIVGVNKYKLAKEDAIDILDIDNHAVRDSQIARLKQIRATRDSAAVSAALDALTAAAESGEGNLLDLTVKAMRLRATVGEVSDALEKVFGRFRANNQTISGVYGGVVEGQESWESIKADVAKFAEEEGRRPRIMIAKLGQDGHDRGAKVVATAYADLGFDIDMGPLFQTPEEAARQAIENDVHAVGVSSLAAGHKTLLPQLVKALKDQGGDDIIVFAGGVIPAQDYDYLYNAGAKAIFGPGTRIEDSAIKVIEEIRKARG; from the coding sequence ATGTCTGAAAAGTTCTTTGATTCCAATAACCTGGATGCATGGGAAAAGGCCGCAGCAAAACAGTCTCCCGGCGGCGATGTCGGCAATCTGGTCTGGAACACCCCCGAAGGTCTCGCCGTCAAGGCACTGTATACGAAGGCTGACGTCGAAGGCCTCGAATTTGCTGACACCCTGCCCGGTTTTGCCCCCTATCTGCGCGGCCCGCAACCGACGATGTATGCGGTCAAACCGTGGACCATCCGCCAGTATGCCGGCTTCTCCACTGCCGAAGCTTCCAATGCCTTCTACCGCAAGGCGCTCGCCGCCGGCGGCCAGGGCGTTTCGGTGGCTTTCGACCTGGCGACGCACCGTGGTTACGATTCCGATAACGCCCGCGTCACGGGCGACGTCGGCAAGGCCGGCGTGGCGATCGATTCCGTCGAAGACATGAAGATCCTCTTCGACAGCATCCCGCTCGACAAGATTTCCGTCTCGATGACCATGAACGGCGCCGTGCTGCCGATTCTCGCCGGCTACATCGTCGCCGCCGAAGAACAGGGCGTGTCGCAGGACAAGCTGTCCGGCACCATCCAGAACGACATTCTCAAAGAATTCATGGTGCGGAATACTTACATCTATCCGCCCAAGCCGTCGATGAAGATCATTGCCGACATTTTCGGCTACACGGCGCAGCACATGCCGAAGTTCAACTCGATCTCGATTTCCGGTTATCACATCCAGGAAGCCGGTGCCAACCAGGCCATCGAACTGGCCTTCACGCTGGCCGACGGCATGGAATACGTGCGTACCGGCGTCGCTTCCGGCATGGACGTCGACACCTTCGCCGGCCGACTGTCCTTCTTTTGGGCCGTCGGCATGAATTTCTACCTGGAAATCGCCAAGATGCGTGCCGGCCGCCTGCTGTGGGACCGTATCATGACCGGTTTCAATGCCAAGAGCGCCAAGTCGAAGATGCTGCGCACGCACAGCCAGACTTCGGGCTGGTCGCTGACCGAGCAGGATCCGTACAACAACGTCGTGCGCACCACCATCGAAGCGATGGCGGCCGTTTTCGGCGGCACCCAGTCGCTGCATACCAACGCGCTCGACGAAGCCATTGCGCTGCCGACCGAGTTCTCGTCGCGCATCGCCCGCAACACGCAGCTGATCATCCAGGAAGAAACCCACATCACCAACGTCGTCGATCCGTGGGCTGGCTCCTACATGATGGAGAAGCTGACCCAGGACATGGCCGACAAGGCCTGGGGCATCATCCAGGAAATCGAGGCGATGGGTGGCATGACCAAGGCCGTCGAATCCGGCTGGGCCAAGATGCAGGTCGAAACCTGTGCCGCCGACAAGCAGGCGCGCATTGACTCCGGCAAGGACGTCATTGTCGGCGTCAACAAGTACAAGCTGGCCAAGGAAGACGCGATCGACATTCTCGATATCGACAACCACGCCGTGCGCGACTCGCAGATCGCCCGCCTCAAGCAGATCCGTGCCACCCGTGATTCGGCCGCGGTTTCTGCCGCTCTGGACGCGTTGACCGCTGCGGCCGAGTCCGGCGAAGGCAACCTGCTCGACCTGACCGTCAAGGCGATGCGCCTGCGTGCCACGGTGGGTGAAGTATCGGATGCGCTGGAAAAGGTCTTCGGCCGTTTTCGCGCCAACAACCAGACCATCTCGGGTGTGTATGGAGGCGTTGTGGAAGGTCAGGAAAGCTGGGAATCGATCAAGGCCGACGTTGCCAAGTTTGCCGAAGAAGAAGGCCGCCGGCCGCGCATCATGATCGCCAAGCTCGGCCAGGACGGCCATGACCGCGGCGCCAAGGTGGTGGCCACGGCCTACGCCGACCTCGGCTTCGACATCGACATGGGGCCGCTCTTCCAGACCCCGGAAGAAGCCGCCCGCCAGGCCATCGAGAACGACGTGCATGCCGTCGGTGTGTCGTCGCTGGCTGCCGGTCACAAGACCCTGCTGCCGC